Proteins co-encoded in one Dama dama isolate Ldn47 chromosome 2, ASM3311817v1, whole genome shotgun sequence genomic window:
- the LOC133040815 gene encoding collagen alpha-1(I) chain-like — translation MSHSGDLPSGDRGHEPGTARDTHVVTPTSCRRLRVDNSVSESPGGHSLDFLGLCQVLVRKSSERSSLGSDGRVDGAEAPQIREWERESLSFQSLQVENVSQTPPDPSPTVCWTGRPPLQPLAVLSGQRAKDGQLPLRRARTGQEAPDNVKFTAFLGTPESWGHRVPAGAPGCEERRQKGASLNTLQDRDEDVDPVGRGEKPSVPQHTRTWTAAPANGPTGAGLVALGCRRRSGNPPPGPQQAETEKGPRDPGQGGVHWTQSSPPPQTAPGAGPGSPGWDMPETGLQTSQPPPLGFPGALCPVPQVRRPQQALRGSQSGSRILLPSFAQRPVSRNAEPSGCRDQGHRHCTHRDPPREDPPLSRPPVGSPGPQGERQLIQGHPGPSLLSSAHCPMGPIPQPAPVCSKGAQWCPDPVCSKGAQWCPSPRQPPVCSKGEEEVRAQTDSWDDPGRTRGGRGRTRGGRGRTEEDGGGRGEDAGRTREDAGRIRGGGGEDAGRTREDTGGAGEDAGGRGEDPGRRRGGRREDTGGRGEDAGRRGEDAGRTEEDEGRTRGGSGEKAGRTREDAGRTRPCAPGRGEGPAPGSPASRAGDSECQPLEPPRLMFVPASLADECTASKAVKAPGFLPQFCQVHPGSLSAGPGFPGHYGGRALLKGGRQTGPSSESPPPTPGLVAGPQGVACSGGGGVGGSIHPHAALAEGSQRRDRALASRAPPGLCSLFTTYETLPGSVPSRSTNKGALQAGPQVPPAPTQQQGLCWAHLDLPRTLWVQQSLTLSKGLCGRAPSICRVLSWPPGLRAPELSLTLALPPGDPPLGSRGLEGPSAVSIKREGEPVNPTADVWSLPWSGSPLFWPFLFVEQGRPCRWALQIRKPALGQGFQGGAALEQAGTTEVSTAPLGMHWFQHPGQATALRGPGSTVGPRTRVPGGQGPPWTLVHLDTEKEPSEVSGRTKRGTWQIRRGQRAPMLDSSVREAGPRDTSFSDWVGLPAPGHPAGGGQRGSECVNLDPQTEGGLGAHRSEPLGLSPCWALPQSPAPISSLQTSASQP, via the exons ATGAGTCACAGCGGAGATCTGCCTTCCGGGGACAGAGGCCACGAGCCAGGAACAGCCAGAGACACTCACGTGGTTACGCCGACCAGCTGCCGGAGGCTGAGAGTGGACAATAGTGTGAGCGAATCTCCTGGAGGACACAGTCTGGACTTCCTGGGACTCTGCCAGGTTCTCGTGCGGAAGAGCTCTGAAAGATCCAGTCTTGGCTCCGACGGCAGGGTGGACGGAGC GGAGGCCCCCCAGATCCGGGAGTGGGAGAGGGAAAGCCTGAGT TTCCAGAGCCTGCAGGTTGAGAACGTGTCCCAGACACCGCCTGACCCCAGCCCTACAGTGTGCTGGACTGGGCGCCCGCCCCTTCAGCCCCTGGCTGTCCTATCTGGGCAAAGGGCTAAGGATGGGCAGCTGCCCCTCAGAAGGGCGAG GACAGGACAAGAGGCACCAGACAACGTGAAATTCACGGCGTTCCTGGGGACCCCCGAGAGCTGGGGTCACAGGGTCCCTGCAGGCGCCCCT GGATGTGAAGAGAGGCGGCAGAAAGGGGCCTCCCTGAACACCCTGCAGGACAGGGATGAGGATGTGGACCCCGTGGGGCGTGGAGAGAAGCCCAGCGTCCcccagcacacacgcacatggaCCGCGGCCCCGGCCAACGGCCCCACGGGCGCAGGGCTGGTGGCCCTGGGATGCAGACGCAG ATCCGGAAACCCTCCACCAGGGCCGCAGCAGGCGGAGACGGAGAAGGGCCCCAGGGACCCTGGGCAAGGCGGGGTCCACTGGACCCAGAGCAGTCCCCCGCCACAGACAGCCCCTGGGGCTGGGCCGGGGAGCCCGGGGTGGGACATGCCGGAGACGGGACTCCAAA CctctcagccccctcccctgggcttcccaggcgccCTCTGCCCTGTTCCCCAGGTGAGGAGGCCCCAGCAGGCCCTGCGGGGCAGCCAGTCTGGGTCCAGAATCCTGCTGCCCAGCTTCGCTCAGAGACCAGTCAGTCGTAACGCTGAGCCCTCAG GTTGTCGGGACCAAGGTCACAGGCACTGCACACACAGGGACCCTCCCCGGGAAGACCCTCCCCTGTCCCGGCCTCCTGTGGGCTCCCCGGGGCCCCAGGGCGAGAGGCAGCTCATCCAAGGCCACCCAGGCCCCTCCCTCCTCAGCAGCGCCCACTGCCCAATGGGGCCCATCCCCCAGCCGGCCCCTGTCTGCAGCAAGGGTGCCCAATGGTGCCCGGACCCCGTCTGCAGCAAGGGTGCCCAATGGTGCCCGTCCCCCCGCCAGCCCCCGGTCTGCAGCAAGGGT GAAGAGGAGGTCAGGGCACAGACAGACTCGTGGGACGACCCGGGGAGGACGCGGGGAGGACGAGGGAGGACCCGGGGAGGACGGGGTAGGACGGAGGAGGACGGAGGAGGACGAGGGGAGGACGCGGGGAGGACGCGGGAGGACGCGGGGAGGATccggggaggaggtggggaggacgCGGGGAGGACGCGGGAGGACACGGGAGGAGCCGGGGAGGACGCGGGAGGACGAGGGGAGGATCCggggaggaggcggggaggaCGCAGGGAGGACACGGGAGGACGCGGGGAGGACGCGGGAAGACGCGGGGAGGACGCGGGGAGGACGGAGGAGGACGAGGGGAGGACGCGGGGAGGATCCGGGGAGAAGGCGGGGAGGACGCGGGAGGACGCGGGGAGGACGCGACCGTGCGCGCccgggagaggggaggggccagCCCCGGGGAGTCCAGCCTCCAGGGCTGGAGACAGTGAATGTCAGCCGCTTGAGCCGCCCCGTCTGATGTTTGTTCCAGCATCCCTGGCTGACGAATGCACTGCCTCCAAGGCTGTCAAGGCCCCTGGGTTCTTGCCTCAGTTTTGCCAAGTCCACCCTGGGAGCCTCAGCGCTGGGCCTGGCTTTCCCGGTCACTACGGAGGAAGGGCCTTGTTGAAGGGAGGCAGGCAGACAGGACCTTCTTCGgagtccccgccccccaccccggggctTGTGGCAGGGCCACAGGGGGTGGCAtgcagcgggggtgggggggtg GGAGGCTCCATCCACCCGCATGCGGCCCTGGCCGAGGGCAGCCAGCGAAGGGACCGGGCACTTGCCTCCAGAGCCCCGCCAGGCCTCTGCTCCCTCTTCACCACAT ACGAGACCCTGCCTGGCAGTGTTCCCAGCAGAAGCACCAACAAGGGTGCCCTCCAGGCag GCCCCCAAGTGCCCCCTGCTCCCACCCAacagcaggggctctgctgggcccACCTGGACCTCCCTCGCACCCTCTGGGTCCAGCAGAGCCTCACCCTCTCAAAGGGCCTTTGTGGCCGCGCCCCTTCCATCTGCAGGGTCCTCTCGTGGCCTCCTGGCCTCAGAGCCCCAGAACTCTCCCTCACCCTGGCCCTCCCCCCAGGGGACCCCCCACTAGGATCCAGGGGCCTAGAGGGACCCAGCGCAG TCTCTATCAAGAGGGAAGGCGAGCCCGTGAACCCCACGGCTGATGTCTGGTCCCTTCCGTGGTCAGGCTCACCCTTGTTCTGGCCATTCCTCTTCGTGGAGCAGG GTAGACCCTGCAGGTGGGCCCTGCAGATCAGGAAGCCAGCCCTGGGCCAGGGGTTCCAGGGTGGGGCTGCTCTGGAACAGGCAGGAACCACGGAGGTTTCCACTGCCCCTCTCGGGATGCACTGGTTCCAGCACCCGGGACAGGCAACAGCTCTGCGAG GGCCAGGCAGTACCGTGGGCCCTAGAACACGGGtcccaggagggcagggcccCCCTTGGACGCTGGTGCACCTGGATACAGAGAAGGAGCCCAGTGAAGTTTCTGGAAGGACCAAACGTGGGACCTGGCAGATCAGACGAGGCCAGCGGGCACCCATGTTGGACTCCAGCGTCCGAGAGGCTGGCCCCAGGGACACATCATTCTCTGACTGG GTGGGGCTCCCTGCCCCGGGTCACCCAGCTGGCGGTGGACAGCGGGGATCTGAATGCGTCAACCTGGACCCCCAGACGGAGGGCGGCCTGGGGGCTCACAGGTCGGAGCCCCTTGGGCTGAGCCCTTGCTGGGCATTGCCCCAGAGCCCCGCTCCCATTAGCAGCCTGCAGACCTCAGCGTCCCAGCCGTGA
- the ASCL2 gene encoding achaete-scute homolog 2 → MDNRALPRPAPPAPGVPGCCAARRRPESPELLRCSRRRRPGAVDPGSGAAAVARRNERERNRVKLVNLGFQALRQHVPHGGASKKLSKVETLRSAVEYIRALQRLLAEHDAVRAALAGGLLAPAARHPLPRAPSGTPATAASPSCASSSPGRGHSSEPGSPRSAYSSDDSGCEGALSPAERELLDFSSWLGGY, encoded by the coding sequence ATGGACAACCGCGCGCTGCCCCGGCCCGCGCCCCCGGCGCCTGGTGTCCCGGGCTGCTGCGCCGCTCGGCGGCGACCGGAGTCCCCAGAGCTGCTGCGCTGCAGCCGCCGGCGGCGGCCCGGCGCGGTGGATCCCGGCAGTGGAGCGGCGGCCGTGGCGCGGCGCAATGAGCGCGAGCGCAACCGCGTGAAGCTGGTGAACTTGGGGTTCCAGGCCCTGCGGCAGCACGTGCCGCACGGCGGTGCCAGCAAGAAGTTGAGCAAGGTGGAAACGCTGCGCTCCGCGGTGGAGTACATCCGCGCTTTGCAGCGCCTGCTGGCGGAGCACGATGCTGTGCGGGCCGCGTTGGCCGGGGGGCTGCTGGCCCCGGCCGCGCGCCACCCCCTGCCCCGCGCGCCATCGGGGACCCCCGCCACCGCCGCCTCGCCGTCTTGCGCCTCGTCGTCCCCGGGTCGTGGACACAGCTCGGAACCCGGGTCCCCGCGTTCCGCCTACTCGTCGGACGACAGCGGCTGTGAGGGCGCCCTGAGCCCCGCGGAGCGCGAGCTGCTCGACTTCTCCAGCTGGTTAGGGGGCTACTGA